In the Acropora muricata isolate sample 2 chromosome 10, ASM3666990v1, whole genome shotgun sequence genome, one interval contains:
- the LOC136888494 gene encoding geranylgeranyl transferase type-1 subunit beta-like isoform X1, which produces MEGEENSEEVNEDFICKKHAKFFRRSLDVLPSVYSSLDTSRVTVAFFALSGLDILNSLHLVEPNKKEIIEWIYHNQKLPATSDDEALLRCGFRGSSTTASDKSFKGICDYDCSHIAMTYTALASLLILGDDLSRVDKVAVIKGLKALQLPDGSFQPTVDGSENDMRFIYCACCISYILNDWSGIDVPKVVQYIKKSRSYDSGFGQGPCLEAHGGSTFCALASLVLMDCLDSSFATKELEQVKRWCLFRQMSGFQGRPNKPVDTCYSFWVGASLKLLGSFCSVDFLSNRDYLISTQASVTGGFSKWPGHIPDALHTYFGLCGLSLMKEPGLREIHAALNITQRAADHLHQLHEKDANR; this is translated from the exons ATGGAGGGCGAGGAAAATTCTGAGGAAGTAAATGAAGACTTTATTTGTAAAAAGCACGCGAAGTTCTTCAGGCGATCCCTTGATGTTCTTCCGTCGGTGTACTCTTCCCTAGACACCAGCAG AGTAACGGTGGCTTTCTTTGCACTCTCAGGCTTAGATATTTTAAATTCACTTCATTTAGTGGAACCTAACAAGAAAGAAATAATAGAATGGATTTACCACAACCAAAAGCTTCCAGCCACCTCAG ATGATGAGGCCCTGTTGAGGTGTGGTTTCCGGGGCTCATCCACAACAGCCTCTGATAAATCCTTTAAG gGCATCTGTGATTATGACTGCAGTCACATTGCCATGACATACACAGCTCTTGCAAGCCTTCTTATATTAGGAGATGATTTATCACGTGTGGATAAAGTTGCGGTTATTAAGGGTTTAAAGGCGTTACAGCTCCCTGATGGAAG CTTCCAACCAACAGTAGATGGCAGTGAAAATGATATGCGGTTTATCTACTGTGCCTGTTGTATTAGCTACATTTTAAATGACTGGAGTGGAATTGACGTGCCAAAAGTGGTGCAATACATCAAGAAAAGTAGG TCATATGACTCAGGATTTGGACAAGGACCATGCTTGGAAGCTCATG GTGGCTCAACATTCTGCGCTTTAGCATCACTTGTATTAATGGATTGCCTGGATTCATCATTTGCTACGAAAGAGCTTGAACAGGTCAAAAGATGGTGTTTGTTTCGACAAATGTCAGGATTCCAAGGTCGTCCCAACAAACCGGTGGATACATGTTACTCATTTTGGGTTGGAGCTTCTTTAAAG TTACTCGGTTCCTTCTGCAGTGTAGACTTCTTATCAAATCGCGATTATCTCATTTCAACTCAAGCTAGTGTGACGGGTGGCTTTAGCAAGTGGCCGGGACACATCCCTG ATGCTTTGCACACATACTTTGGACTCTGTGGCCTGTCTCTTATGAAGGAGCCTGGTttgagagaaattcacgcggcTCTAAATATTACACAAAGGGCAGCAGATCATCTTCATCAATTACACGAGAAGGATGCAAACAGATGA
- the LOC136888494 gene encoding geranylgeranyl transferase type-1 subunit beta-like isoform X2, with the protein MEGEENSEEVNEDFICKKHAKFFRRSLDVLPSVYSSLDTSRVTVAFFALSGLDILNSLHLVEPNKKEIIEWIYHNQKLPATSDDEALLRCGFRGSSTTASDKSFKGICDYDCSHIAMTYTALASLLILGDDLSRVDKVAVIKGLKALQLPDGSFQPTVDGSENDMRFIYCACCISYILNDWSGIDVPKVVQYIKKSRSYDSGFGQGPCLEAHGGSTFCALASLVLMDCLDSSFATKELEQVKRWCLFRQMSGFQGRPNKPVDTCYSFWVGASLKMLCTHTLDSVACLL; encoded by the exons ATGGAGGGCGAGGAAAATTCTGAGGAAGTAAATGAAGACTTTATTTGTAAAAAGCACGCGAAGTTCTTCAGGCGATCCCTTGATGTTCTTCCGTCGGTGTACTCTTCCCTAGACACCAGCAG AGTAACGGTGGCTTTCTTTGCACTCTCAGGCTTAGATATTTTAAATTCACTTCATTTAGTGGAACCTAACAAGAAAGAAATAATAGAATGGATTTACCACAACCAAAAGCTTCCAGCCACCTCAG ATGATGAGGCCCTGTTGAGGTGTGGTTTCCGGGGCTCATCCACAACAGCCTCTGATAAATCCTTTAAG gGCATCTGTGATTATGACTGCAGTCACATTGCCATGACATACACAGCTCTTGCAAGCCTTCTTATATTAGGAGATGATTTATCACGTGTGGATAAAGTTGCGGTTATTAAGGGTTTAAAGGCGTTACAGCTCCCTGATGGAAG CTTCCAACCAACAGTAGATGGCAGTGAAAATGATATGCGGTTTATCTACTGTGCCTGTTGTATTAGCTACATTTTAAATGACTGGAGTGGAATTGACGTGCCAAAAGTGGTGCAATACATCAAGAAAAGTAGG TCATATGACTCAGGATTTGGACAAGGACCATGCTTGGAAGCTCATG GTGGCTCAACATTCTGCGCTTTAGCATCACTTGTATTAATGGATTGCCTGGATTCATCATTTGCTACGAAAGAGCTTGAACAGGTCAAAAGATGGTGTTTGTTTCGACAAATGTCAGGATTCCAAGGTCGTCCCAACAAACCGGTGGATACATGTTACTCATTTTGGGTTGGAGCTTCTTTAAAG ATGCTTTGCACACATACTTTGGACTCTGTGGCCTGTCTCTTATGA